The genomic stretch CCCGGCCGACCTCGGCCGTTTCAATGTCACCGGCCGACAGGAAGACCGATACGTCTTCCGTGTTCCAAGTCTGCGCAACGTCGCGCTCACCGCCCCCTACTTTCACGATGGCAGCGTCGAGAAGCTTGATGACGCTGTAGAGATCATGGCGCGCTATCAGCTCGGGCGGACGCTCAGCAAGGAAGACCGCCGGCTTCTCGTGGCCTTTCTGCACACTCTCAGCGGCAGTTTTCGCGGAGCACCCTTGAAGTGAGCGCCCACGAACGGCTCACGCTGCCGCCCACCACCATCATCAGTCGCAGCGGGTTTGCGTGGATGATGGTGGCCATCGTCATTGCAGCCAGCCTGTTGAGCTGGCTGTTCCTGCGCGCAGATGCGATCTCACCCCAGGCGCACGAGCACTATGCGCGCGAACTCAGGCTGTTGCGTCAGGCCGACGCCGAACTCAACGCTGCGGTGCTGGCCAGCCGCGTCGGACTTCAGGTTGACTTCGATACCATCGGCACGGCAACCGGCGAACTGCACAAGGTTGTGTCCGAACTCGAGGACGTCCCCGGCTTTCTGTCCGCCAACGACCGTCTTCAGGTACTGAACCGCATCGCACAATACCGCGATGTCCTGGAACAGAAGATCCGCCAGATCGACCTGTTCAAGCGCGAGCACTCGGTGCTCCGCAACTCCCTTGCCTATCTGCCACTCGCAACCGACCTCCTGATCGGTGACGACACTGCACCGATCGCGCAGACCCGGCCGATCGGGATCTTCGTGCGGGGCGTAATGACGCATGCACATACCGCTGACGCGCAGCTCGCACAGAGGCTTGAAGAGAGCATGACGAAGCTGGAGTCGATCGTCGCACAGCTGAAAGGGGCGCATCAACAGCAGATGACGAACGTGCTGCTGCATGGCCGTGTGATCCTCGAGCGCAAGCCGATTCTCGACACGCTGACCCGCGAGACGTTGGCCATGCCGACTGCAGCGCTCGGCGAAGAACTGGCGCAGACCTATGCCCACGGCTACGAGCGGGCTTCGCGTACCGCCCACAACTACCGGGTCAGCCTCTATGTGCTGGCGCTGGTTCTTGCCGGCTATCTGGCGCTCGTCATGCTCCGGCTTGCCAGGACGTCCGGCGACCTGGCGCTGGCAAACCGGCAGCTCAAGGAACGCATCGCGACGCTGGATCGCACCCAGCATGATCTCAAGCTCTATGCGACCGTGTTTACCAATGCATCGGAAGGCATGCTGATTACCGATGGCAGAGGCCGGATCGTCGCGACGAACCCGGCATTCAGCGAAATCACCGGCTACACGACGGCGGAAATGCTCGAACGCTCTCCGTCGATGCTGAAATCCGGCCGTCAGCCCGAAAACTTCTACCGCGACATGTGGCGCGCCCTGGACCGGCGCGGTCAATGGCAGGGCGAAATCTGGAACCGGCGCAAGAATGGCGAAGTCTATCCGGAGTGGCTGTCGATCACGGCCGTGCGCAACCAGGACGGCGCGACAAGCCACTATATCGGGTTGTTCTCCGACATCACCGAGCGCAAGCGCGCCGAGGCCCGCATTCACCACCTTGCACACCACGACAGCCTGACCAACCTGCCCAACCGCCTGCTGCTGCAGGACAGGCTGGAGCAGGCCATCCTGCAATCGCGCCGGGTCGGAAGCCACACCGCCGTGCTGCTGCTCAACCTCGACCGCTTCAAGACCATCAACGACTCGCTCGGACACGATCTCGGCGATGGCCTGCTGCAGCAGGTCGCACACCGCTGCCTCTCTGTCGTGCGCGAAACCGACACCGTCTCCAGACCGGGCAGCGACGAGTTCGTGCTGGTCGTACCCGACATCGATCATCCCCAGGATGCCGCGATCGTCGCACGAAAGCTCCTGCAGACCGTGGGCCGCCCCTACCTGCTGGGCGACCACGAGATTACGGTCACGGCCAGCATCGGCATCGCCATTTTCGATGGCGATGGGCTTACACCGGCCGAGTTGCTGCGCAATGCCGATGCCGCCATGTATCGCGCCAAGGCCGAGGGGCGCGATGCCTATCAGTTCTATTCGGCAGACATGAACTCGGCTTCACTCGGCGACCTGCTCCTTGAGAACCAGTTGCGTGGCGCGCTGGAACGCAACGAACTCGAACTCCACTACCAGCCCAAGGTGTGCGCGACCACCGGGCGTCTGGTGGGCGCTGAAGCCCTGTTGCGCTGGCGTCACCCCGATCTCGGTCTCATCTCGCCGGGCCGCTTCGTTCCCGTGGCGGAGGAGTCCGGGCTCATCGTGCCAATCGGCGAATGGGTGATGCGCGAAGCCTGCCGCCAGCTGCAGGTCTGGCGTGACGCGGGCATGATGCCGGTGCCGGTTGCAGTCAATCTCTCCGCACACCAGTTCACGCAGCGCAAACTGTCATCGCTGGTCGAGGAGGTACTGACCGAAACCCGCCTGCCAGCCGGACTGCTCGGGCTCGAACTCACCGAAACCATGCTGATGCGCGATGTCGACCGCACCATAGAAACCCTAAACACACTTCAGGACATGGGTATCGACCTGTCGATCGACGACTTCGGCACCGGTTACTCCTCGCTTTCCTACCTCAAGCAGTTCCGCGTCAACGTATTGAAGATCGATCGCAGCTTCGTCAATGACATCCACCGCGAGAATACCGACGGCAAGATTGCCGCCGCAGTGATCGCCCTGGCCCACAGCCTGGGCATGAAGGTGGTCGCCGAAGGCGTGGAAACCGAGGCGCAGCGTGAGTTTCTGCTCGCGCACGGGTGCGACCAGTTCCAGGGCTATCTGTTTGGTCGTCCGGTCCCGGCAACCGAATTCGAGAAAGCCCTGACTGCACGTCGTGTGGGGCTGCCCGGCGCAGTGCTTGCCAAGCTGCACGAGGAAGTCACCAGCATTTGACCGCAGCGTCGCTCCACGACACACTCGGGCCTCCCTTTCTGCAGGAGCGCCAGATCATGGATGAAACACCGGACACACCGGCAAACACGCCGATTTACGAGATTCCGCTGCGCGCACTCGACGGTCAGGAGCACACACTTGCCGAATACGCGGGCAAGGTGATGCTGATCGTCAACACCGCCAGCCAGTGCGGCTTCACGCCGCAATACGCCGGCCTCGAGACGCTTTACAAGGACTATGCCGCACGTGGATTCGTCGTACTGGGCTTTCCGTGCAACCAGTTCGGCTCGCAGGAACCCGGCAACGAGAACGACATCGCGACCTTTTGCGAGAAGAACTACGGCGTCACCTTCCCGATGTTCGCGAAGATCGATGTCAACGGCGACAACGCTCACCCGCTCTTCGAATGGCTCAAGGACAACGCCAGAGGCGTGCTCGGCACTGAGTCGATCAAATGGAACTTCACCAAGTTTCTGGTTGATCGCGAAGGCATCGTCGTCGGCCGCTACGCATCGACAACGACCCCTGCGTCAATGACTGCCGACATCGAGAGCCTGCTGGATGCCTGATTCCCCTGTGCGGATGTGCGTTCGCGTCACGCAGCCGTATTCATTGACCTTGCGGGCAGGCTCGCAGTAACGCAGCTGAAGGTCCCGTCTCGACATGCGCCGCTTGTTTCTCACTCTGGCCGCGGCAACAACCTTGCTGCTCGTCGGCCTGTCCCTTCTGGTCGTGGCCAGCCTCGACTCGTCGGCACTGGTCCGCCGCAGTGAAACGATCTCGCCCGCTGCGGTCGCGGAAGCCCGCCGCCTGCTCGCGCTCAACGACCCCAGGCAATTGCAGCCAGGCCAGTCGCGGCTGGTGATGGTGCCAGCGAGACTCATCGACGAAGGCGTCAATCACCTCGCAGCGCGTTTCGGTGGCGGACAGGCGGCATTCAGCGCCGCAGCCAGGCAGGCAGAGATCCGCGTCACTTTGCCTGTGCCGCTGATTCCGGTGGAACGCTATCTCAACCTGCGCGCCGACCTGAGCGATGACGGCAAGCAACTTCGCATCGATAGCGTCCGGGTCGGCAGTCTGAGCCTTCCGCCACAATCGGTGTTGCCACTCATCCAGGTGCTTGCGGGCATCGGCGGATATGCCGAGGAATGGCGCCTCGTCCGCAGTTCTGTCGGGCGCATTGCGATTGCGGCCAGCGGCAACAGGGTGGACATTGCCTATGTATGGCTGCCCGAACTCCTCAGCCGCGCACGCGCACTGGCGCTTCCGAGCGAAACCACACAACAGCTCGAAGCCGCTCAGCGCGACCTTGCGGGGCTGCTGGGTTTCCGCGCGCAAGGACAGGCACTGCCCCTGCCTGCGGTACTCAAACCCATGCTGCAGGGGGGTGACGACGCGTCCCTTGCCCGCCGTCGTGCCGCACTCCTCGTCCTAGCCAGCTATCTGGCAGGACGCGACCTTGCCGCAGTCATTCCCGAAGCGGCCGCATGGCCGCGTCCGTCACGCCGGGAACTGACGCTTCACGGTCGCGAGGACACCGCTCAGCATTTCATCATCTCGGCCGCACTTTCGGCTTGGGCAGGCGAGCCGATCGCCGATGCCATCGGCCTGTACAAGGAGCTCGAGGACGCCCGTAGCGGCAGCGGATTCTCCTTCGCCGACCTTGCTGCAGATCGTGCAGGCACCCGCTTCGGAAAGCTGCTCACCGACGATCCGGCACGCATCGACACCGTGTTCGCTGCGCCCGTACGCGACGCCGATCTCGTGCCCATCCTTCGCGGTCTACCCGAGTACATTGCAGAGGCGGAATTCCGCCGCCGCTTCGGCAACACCGAGAGCGCCCCCTACCGTCAACTGGTCGCAGAAGTCGAGCGCCGCATCAGCGCCCTGCCGCTGTATCGCTGACCGCCACGCCCGAACGCATCGCTGCCCCCATTGGCACATGGCGGGCATCCCGTCAGCTGGGGTAGACTCCACGGTTTAGTGTCCATCCCTTCCGGAATTCCATGGCCCAATATGTAATGTCGATGCTCCGCGTGAGCAAGATCGTTCCGCCCAAGCGTCAGATCATCAAGGATATTTCCCTGTCCTTCTTCCCCGGCGCCAAGATCGGCCTGCTCGGCCTCAACGGCTCGGGCAAATCCACCGTGCTGCGCATCATGGCCGGCGTCGACAAGGAATACGAAGGCGAAGTCCAGCATCTCGCCGGTCAGCGCATCGGCTACCTTGCACAGGAACCCGAGCTCGACCCCGCCAAGACGGTGAAGGAAGAGGTCGAGTCCGGCCTCGGCGAGATCGTCGAAGCACGGCAGAAGCTGGAGGAAATCTACGCCGCCTATGCCGAACCCGACGCCGATTTCGACAAGCTTGCCGAAGACCAGGCCAAGTACGAGAACATCCTGTCCTCCGCCGGCGCTGATATCGAAACGCAAATGGAAATCGCTGCCGACGCGCTGCGCCTGCCGCCCTGGGAAGCCGTTGTCGGCAACCTGTCCGGCGGTGAAAAGCGCCGCGTTGCGCTGTGCAAACTGCTGCTGTCACGCCCCGACATGCTCCTGCTCGACGAACCCACCAACCACCTCGACGCCGAATCGGTCGAGTGGCTGGAGCAGTTCCTCACCCGCTTCCCCGGCACCGTGGTCGCCGTCACCCACGACCGCTACTTCCTCGACAACGCCGCCGAGTGGATTCTCGAACTCGACCGCGGACACGGCATCCCCTGGAAGGGCAACTACTCGTCCTGGCTGGAGCAGAAGGGCGAGCGCCTGGCGCAGGAGAGCAAGCAGGAAGCCGCGCACCAGAAGGCGATGAAGACCGAACTCGAGTGGGCACGCTCCAACCCGAAGGCACGTCAGGCCAAGTCCAAGGCCCGTCTGGCACGCTACGAGGAAATGACCACGGTCGAGTACCAGAAGCGCAACGAAACCCACGAGATCTTCATTCCGCCCGGCGAGCGCCTCGGCGACAAGGTCATCGAGTTCAACGACGTTTCCAAGGCCTTTGGCGACAAGCTGCTGATGGACAAGGTCAGCTTCAGCATTCCGCCCGGCGCCATCGTCGGCGTGATCGGCCCCAACGGCGCGGGTAAGTCGACCCTGTTCAAGATGATTCAGAGCCTGGACAAGCCCGACAGCGGCGAGGTCGTCATCGGCTCCACGGTGAAGATCGCCGCCGTCGACCAGTCGCGCGAAGGTCTGGCCAACGACAAGACCGTGTTCGAGGCCGTCTCAGACGGCGCCGACATCCTCACCGTCGGCCGCTTCGAAATGCCCAGCCGCGCCTATATCGGCCGCTTCAACTTCAAGGGTGGCGACCAGCAGAAGATCGTTGGCAACCTGTCGGGCGGCGAACGTGGTCGTCTGCATCTGGCCAAGACCCTGATCGCCGGCGGCAACGTGCTGCTGCTCGACGAACCGTCCAACGACCTCGACGTCGAAACCTTGCGTGCGCTCGAAGACGCGCTGCTCGAATTCGCCGGCTGCGCGATGATCATCTCGCACGATCGCTGGTTCCTCGACCGTATCTGTACCCACATCCTCGCGGCCGAGGGCGACTCGCAGTGGACCTTCTTCGCTGGCAACTATCAGGAATACGAAGAAGACAAGCGCAAGCGTCTGGGTGAAGAAGGCGCCAAGCCCAAGCGTATCCGCTACAAGCCGATCTCGCGTTAAGCGGGCTTCGCTGCACCAGGAAGAGACCGCCGGCAATCCCGGCGGTCTCTTCATGTCAGAACATTTTTCGGGATCTCCACCATGCCCAGTATCGGCACTCCACTCTCCCCCACCGCCACCCGCGTGCTGCTGTGCGGCTCGGGTGAACTCGGCAAGGAAGTTGCCATCGAACTGCAACGCTTTGGTTGCGAGGTGATCGCGGTCGATCGCTACGCCAACGCGCCCGCGATGCAGGTCGCGCATCGCAGCCATGTCATCAGCATGCTCGACGGCGCAGCCCTGCGTGCAGTGATCGAACAGGAGAAGCCGCACTACATCGTGCCGGAGATCGAGGCCATCGCCACTGCGACCCTCGTCGAGCTCGAGGCCGAAGGCTACACGGTGATCCCCACCGCACGTGCGGCCCAGTTGACGATGAACCGCGAGGGCATCCGCCGCCTCGCCGCAGAGACGCTCGGTCTGCCCACCTCGCCCTACCGCTTCGCAGACAGCTTCGAAGACTATGCGGCGGCAGTCGAAGCCCTCGGTTTCCCATGTGTGGTCAAACCGATCATGAGCTCCTCAGGCAAGGGCCAGAGCCTGCTGCGCGGCGCAGACGACGTACACAAAGCCTGGGATTACGCCCAGGAAGGCGGCCGCGCCGGCAAGGGCCGGGTCATCGTCGAAGGCTTCATCGATTTCGACTACGAGATCACCCTGCTCACCGTGCGCCACGCCGGCGGCACCACCTTCTGCGCCCCCGTCGGTCATCGTCAGGAGAAAGGCGACTACCAGGAATCGTGGCAGCCGCAGCCGATGACAGCGGAAGCGATTGCCGCCTCCGAGCGCATCGCACTGGCCGTCACCGAGGCATTGGGCGGACGCGGCCTGTTCGGGGTGGAGCTTTTCATCAAGGGCAACGACGTGTGGTTCAGCGAAGTCTCACCGCGCCCGCACGACACCGGCCTGGTCACCCTGATCTCGCAGGACCTGTCCGAGTTCGCGCTCCATGCGCGAGCCATTCTAGGCCTCCCGATCCCGGCCATCCGCCAGCACGGCCCGGCAGCGTCCGCAGTGATCCTGGTCGAAGGCGATTCGACCCAGCCGGTGTTCGGCAATCTCGACGCTGCCCTGAGCGAGCCCGATACCGCCCTGCGGCTGTTCGGCAAACCCGAGATCAAGGGCCAGCGCCGCATGGGTGTCGCGCTCGCACTCGACACCAGTATCGAGGACGCGCGCGCAAAGGCATTGCGGGCTGCGAGCGCAGTCAGCATCGAGCGCTGAACGCAGGACGGCCGGCAGACGGTTTCGTCGCCGGCCGTATGCGGGCATACTGAAGGCGTTGTGCGCTGCAACGTCGATCGCCGCAAGTTCGTTCAGGCCACGACGGCGATGGTCGCACCCCGGACTCACCGACATGACTCGATACAATGGAGCCGCCATGAGCCCACCCCCCAGCGAATCGGCCGCTAGCGCCGACGTCCTGCCCGACTACCTGCGAAAAACCTATACCTGGGCCTACCTCAGCCACCGTACTCTGCCCTGGCTGGACCGCAGCGTGGTGGTGTCCGCGATTCTGTGGGGCAATGCCGGACGCCTGATGCGCGCGGCGGTGGCGGAGTTTTCGCCCGGGCAGCGCGTGTTGCAGGCCGCCTGCGTATATGGCGCGTTCTCACCGATGCTAGCCGCACGCGTCGGCGAAAACGGCGCGCTCGATGTCGTCGACGTGGCCCCGATCCAGATCGCCAATGTGCGCAGGAAACTGGCCGCGCATACCCACGCCCGTGCCCGCCTGGCCGATCTGAGCGAGCCGCTGGGCAGCACGACCTATGACGGGGTGTGCTGTTTCTTTCTGCTGCACGAAGTCCCTGAAGACCAGCGCCGGAAGATCGTCGACAACCTGCTCGCCGCAGTCGAACCCGGCGGCAAGGCGGTGTTTGTCGATTATCATCGCTGCGCGCGCTGGAACCCGCTTGCTCCGGTGATGAACCTGGTGTTCCGGACGCTGGAGCCCTACGCACCTTCCTTGCTCGACACCCCGATTGAATCGATGTCGGGCCGCGCTGGCGAGTTCGACTGGACACACCGCACCCTGTTCGGCGGGCTGTACCAGCATGTTGTCGCCATTCGCCGCAAGGCCTGACCGCTACCGCCAAAACATCCGGAAACTGACATGACCTACGAAGAACATCTGGACGAAGTCTGCACCCTGCTCTACGAGAATTTCGGCCAAAGCGAAGAAGACGCCGTTGCGATGGTGATGCGTGCGCAGGAAGATGAGTTCTTCAGCGGCCACGACGACGATCCGTCGATCTGCACCAAGGAACGCGCGGACCTCGACGCCCGCGCAGTGTTCAAGAAATACGGGCCGGCCCCCAAGCGCAAGCGCTGAGAACCGACCCCGCCCCCGACACCGCGCTCAGGCGGCAGCGCGGGAAATCGGCGTGGCGTTCTGCATACGCTTGAGTTCGGGCACGCAGGAGCCGCAGTTGGTGCCGCAGCGGGTTCGCGCCTGCAGGGCATCGAGCGACTCGCCGGCGCGGAAGGCCGCCAGGATGTCGTCTTCCGACACGTCGAAGCAGTTGCAGATCACCTTTCCACGCATCACCTTGCCCGCGGGCGGCTGCGTGACCGGCGCCAGCAGCCAGTTGCGCACCGGCGCAGCGGATTCGCGCCTGACCATCAGATCGGTCAGCCAGTCCGACGCCAGCGCCTCACCCGCCAGACGAACGGCCGTCAGCCGGTCGCCATCCACGCGCGCATGCTTTGCGATGTCACGACGGCTGTCGCTGTAGCTCAGAGTCTTGAGCGGATCGTCCAGTCCGAGCGCACGATCGAGTTCGGCCAGCAGCGCCGGTTCGATATGCTCGCAGCGCGCCTTGAGCACCACCACCGGATGTTCGCGTCCGGCCAGGGTCAGACTGGCATAGGGGAAGCCCGACAGCAGGGGTCTCAGGCGCTCCATCAGCGCATGCGGATTGTCCGCGCCGGCCTCGCCGCTTGCGCGCATTGCCACCAGCGTGTGAGCGGCCACGAAGGCCTCGACCTGTACCGCTGCATGCTTCAGTTCGGGCTGCTTCGAATGCGGATCGAACTTCGACGGCATCAGCGTGTTCGAGCCCAGCCCGGACATCGCGTTACCGCCCCAGTGCATCGGCAGGAAACACTGCCCCGCGCGCACGGTGGTCGATTCCAGCGCCTTGACCACCATCGTGCCGCCACGCGCACGCACCGTCACCAGATCACCGTCCTTCAGCCTGCGCCGCGCGAGATCCTCGGGGTGCATGTGCAGCAGCGGCTCCTGCTCGTGGTTGTAGAGGCGCGCCACCAGACCGGTGCGGCTCATCCCGTGCCACTGGTCGCGCAAACGCCCGGTGATGAGATGCAGGGGA from Parazoarcus communis encodes the following:
- a CDS encoding EAL domain-containing protein; the protein is MSAHERLTLPPTTIISRSGFAWMMVAIVIAASLLSWLFLRADAISPQAHEHYARELRLLRQADAELNAAVLASRVGLQVDFDTIGTATGELHKVVSELEDVPGFLSANDRLQVLNRIAQYRDVLEQKIRQIDLFKREHSVLRNSLAYLPLATDLLIGDDTAPIAQTRPIGIFVRGVMTHAHTADAQLAQRLEESMTKLESIVAQLKGAHQQQMTNVLLHGRVILERKPILDTLTRETLAMPTAALGEELAQTYAHGYERASRTAHNYRVSLYVLALVLAGYLALVMLRLARTSGDLALANRQLKERIATLDRTQHDLKLYATVFTNASEGMLITDGRGRIVATNPAFSEITGYTTAEMLERSPSMLKSGRQPENFYRDMWRALDRRGQWQGEIWNRRKNGEVYPEWLSITAVRNQDGATSHYIGLFSDITERKRAEARIHHLAHHDSLTNLPNRLLLQDRLEQAILQSRRVGSHTAVLLLNLDRFKTINDSLGHDLGDGLLQQVAHRCLSVVRETDTVSRPGSDEFVLVVPDIDHPQDAAIVARKLLQTVGRPYLLGDHEITVTASIGIAIFDGDGLTPAELLRNADAAMYRAKAEGRDAYQFYSADMNSASLGDLLLENQLRGALERNELELHYQPKVCATTGRLVGAEALLRWRHPDLGLISPGRFVPVAEESGLIVPIGEWVMREACRQLQVWRDAGMMPVPVAVNLSAHQFTQRKLSSLVEEVLTETRLPAGLLGLELTETMLMRDVDRTIETLNTLQDMGIDLSIDDFGTGYSSLSYLKQFRVNVLKIDRSFVNDIHRENTDGKIAAAVIALAHSLGMKVVAEGVETEAQREFLLAHGCDQFQGYLFGRPVPATEFEKALTARRVGLPGAVLAKLHEEVTSI
- a CDS encoding glutathione peroxidase codes for the protein MDETPDTPANTPIYEIPLRALDGQEHTLAEYAGKVMLIVNTASQCGFTPQYAGLETLYKDYAARGFVVLGFPCNQFGSQEPGNENDIATFCEKNYGVTFPMFAKIDVNGDNAHPLFEWLKDNARGVLGTESIKWNFTKFLVDREGIVVGRYASTTTPASMTADIESLLDA
- the ettA gene encoding energy-dependent translational throttle protein EttA; this encodes MAQYVMSMLRVSKIVPPKRQIIKDISLSFFPGAKIGLLGLNGSGKSTVLRIMAGVDKEYEGEVQHLAGQRIGYLAQEPELDPAKTVKEEVESGLGEIVEARQKLEEIYAAYAEPDADFDKLAEDQAKYENILSSAGADIETQMEIAADALRLPPWEAVVGNLSGGEKRRVALCKLLLSRPDMLLLDEPTNHLDAESVEWLEQFLTRFPGTVVAVTHDRYFLDNAAEWILELDRGHGIPWKGNYSSWLEQKGERLAQESKQEAAHQKAMKTELEWARSNPKARQAKSKARLARYEEMTTVEYQKRNETHEIFIPPGERLGDKVIEFNDVSKAFGDKLLMDKVSFSIPPGAIVGVIGPNGAGKSTLFKMIQSLDKPDSGEVVIGSTVKIAAVDQSREGLANDKTVFEAVSDGADILTVGRFEMPSRAYIGRFNFKGGDQQKIVGNLSGGERGRLHLAKTLIAGGNVLLLDEPSNDLDVETLRALEDALLEFAGCAMIISHDRWFLDRICTHILAAEGDSQWTFFAGNYQEYEEDKRKRLGEEGAKPKRIRYKPISR
- the purT gene encoding formate-dependent phosphoribosylglycinamide formyltransferase encodes the protein MPSIGTPLSPTATRVLLCGSGELGKEVAIELQRFGCEVIAVDRYANAPAMQVAHRSHVISMLDGAALRAVIEQEKPHYIVPEIEAIATATLVELEAEGYTVIPTARAAQLTMNREGIRRLAAETLGLPTSPYRFADSFEDYAAAVEALGFPCVVKPIMSSSGKGQSLLRGADDVHKAWDYAQEGGRAGKGRVIVEGFIDFDYEITLLTVRHAGGTTFCAPVGHRQEKGDYQESWQPQPMTAEAIAASERIALAVTEALGGRGLFGVELFIKGNDVWFSEVSPRPHDTGLVTLISQDLSEFALHARAILGLPIPAIRQHGPAASAVILVEGDSTQPVFGNLDAALSEPDTALRLFGKPEIKGQRRMGVALALDTSIEDARAKALRAASAVSIER
- the rquA gene encoding rhodoquinone biosynthesis methyltransferase RquA; this translates as MSPPPSESAASADVLPDYLRKTYTWAYLSHRTLPWLDRSVVVSAILWGNAGRLMRAAVAEFSPGQRVLQAACVYGAFSPMLAARVGENGALDVVDVAPIQIANVRRKLAAHTHARARLADLSEPLGSTTYDGVCCFFLLHEVPEDQRRKIVDNLLAAVEPGGKAVFVDYHRCARWNPLAPVMNLVFRTLEPYAPSLLDTPIESMSGRAGEFDWTHRTLFGGLYQHVVAIRRKA